Genomic window (Cucumis sativus cultivar 9930 chromosome 2, Cucumber_9930_V3, whole genome shotgun sequence):
aatatttgaaaactggTAAGGAGGGTCTGAGGGGATTACTTCCAGGAATGTGGATAATGGGTTCTAATGTATCGAGGTTCACGTTCTTAAGATCAGTCCGGCAGTTCAGCATCTCTTAAAATTTCTAACCGTGACTCTTAAATCTGTCTCTCACGTTGATTCTTTGAACTGCACATTAAATGTTTAATGAGGTACTTTTTCACCTTGTTGCTTTGATGTTTAATCCTGCTAATGTAGTTATTCTCCCTCTTATCTCTCCTTTCTTCTGGTGAAATGAAATGCAATGGAATGTTATTAGGTAAATTGGCCTTATAGgtgcttttatttatttatttttaaggatCTTAATTTTTGTGGTTATGATAGGCAGCGCATTGCATGTTACTTAAATTTCACAATAATCTGCCTGATTGCAGAAAATTGAGAGTTTGCTGGCAAAAGTTGAACAATCCCCTTCAATATCAATGCAAATTGCACTCACTCCATCACTGAAAGCCTTGGTTTCTGATCAGCTTCTAAGGCATTCAGATATTGATGTCAAAGTTTCAGTTGCTGCATGTATTAGTGAAATAACTAGGATCACTGCACCTGATGCCCCTTACAGTGATGACCAAATGAAGGTAGTTAGAGATTTGGAATTTGGTagttagaaatttgaaatttgagagtGGATGCAAAGTCAATTTTCTACTCATCAAATTTACTTCTAAAGCGTTCAATTTATGTTGCTGTTCAGGAGGTCTTTCATCTTATAGTATCATCCTTCGAAGATCTCTCTGACAAGTCAAGTCGATCATATGCAAAGCGGGCATCAATTCTTGAAACCGTTGCAAAGGTTAGATCATGTGTGGTCATGCTGGATTTGGAATGTGATGGATTGATCATCGAGATGTTCCAACATTTTCTTAAGACAATAAGGTATtgtactatattttattttgaaatcaaattccttttaaatttgtgCTCATAAGAGCACAGTTATGGTAGCTATTAATTTTCCCACAATTCAAGTTCTTTTGCAAGggcatatatttttttcctccatGAAGTACTACTAGACTTCTATCCTTCATCAGAAATTGACCAACCATTATATTAGGTGCTTTGGATGATATATAGTTCCTAGCAGTGGTATTTGAGTGCATTTGAAGGattggaaagaaaaactctACTGAAAAAGTAAAGATGTAATGCAGTGAATTAAATTAGCTGGCTGTATTTTGGTCAATTCCAATAACTGTGGTTAATTTCATGTAATAAGTCTTGTTATTAGTGTCACGGGGTGGTAGTAGGTTGGTTAATAGGCAACCTTTACATATTAAGGAATgtctgttttattttcaaggCTTCTTACAtggaattgaattttctttggttGTTCCTGAGTTTAGACGTTACTTCTTTAAGTTTGGTATTTGAGCCTGAATGAGAAAGGGAATTACTTGCAAGAATGGGAACAATGAAGAATCTGGCTTTAATGGGAATGGAAAGTATCTTCTTTAGCTTTTGAATAGTAGTGCTCGATTTAGCACAGTCTCCTTCCTTTTgtggattttcatttttgacgACAACAAGATGTGAAGTGCCACACAAAATTTAACTCATCTTGATAGCAAGACTGCGATGGAAAAACCTTTGGATTAGTTGGATAGCATTGCAATcagtttcaaactttcaattttttttgttgtcttttAATAGCTATTGTTAAATCACCTATGATCCCGAAAAGTGGgttacaataaatttaattctctCGATACTTTAATAACCTCCTACTTGTGGGGTTGATAATTTGTAGAAGGTTCAACAAGtggaaataaatattacttgGGGAGGGTGACTTCACATGGGTTTGAATGCATGACTTGTTGCTTTGATATCATGTTTTTTCTGGAGtaaatcatttttctctttgtacAAAAGATCCAAGAATACACAAATAGAATAGTAGAGAAATTCCTGTagaaactaattataaaaggcaaaaaaagaaaaagaaaaaagaagatgaaaaatatttatattttaatgtaaaCACAAATATactgttttagttttagttttgaataCTTTTTGGCCTGTTTGAGTTTCCATAAATTGGGGAAATGGAAAGTTCTATTGtattttcacacttttttGTGAACGTGTTCTTCTTTAGTCTTTTTACTTGGCTGGATTAAAATAcatgtaaattttaatttgcaaAATGTTGCCTGTAATTGTTATTGAATTGGAGCTGAAACCTGATAGGAGATTAAAGATAAGATAATAACTTGTAATGATGTTTTGGCATGTTGCCGGCCATGCCAGTTCATGTAATAAGTTGCtgatattttgaagttttgatgACTGCAGTACCAACTAACTCTTCCCTGGTGTTTGTAGAGTAAAAgttggtttggtttgattttaataatgCCAAGTAAAAGATTTACTAAAGCTAATTTCTGATACTTGAAACAACGTTTTGGCAATTAATTTCTGAATATACAGATCACCAAACAATCTCTTTGTAATTTGTTCTCCTTTGTGAAATATATACCACTTAGGGTTATTGTTAGCTTTCCATTTACTTAATTTAGGtctaccatttttcttctaaatttcttACAGCTTGGTTCTATTCTTTCTTTGaacatcttttgtttttcctttttgaaagTCTTGATTAGTGTCTTGAACATTTtagcatttttattttgcCGACTTGGAAGTCctaatttttggaattttgattTCCAATATGTTATTAAGTTCATTGACAGCGTTCTTCATCCAGGGATTATCACCCAGAGAATGTATTTTCGTCAATGGAGACAATTATGAGCCTTGTTTTAGAAGAAAGTGAAGATATGGCTGTAGGGCTCCTATCTCCTATCTTAGAAAGTGTTAAGAAGGACAATGAGGTAATGTGCTTTGGGTTGTTTTTTGTTCACTCCCCTCTCTTTTCagttattaatattttcatctttgatTTTGGGTTGAATCTTTCAATATAATTACAGGAAATTCTACCCATTGCTCGGAAGTTAGGAGAGAGGGTTCTTAACAACTGTTCTACCAAGCTCAAACCTTATTTGGTTCAAGCTGTAAAAACTTTGGGAATTTCTTTTGATGATTACAGTGATGTTGTTGCTTCTATATGCAAAGATCTCTCGGGCTCTCTTGAGCCAAGTAATCTTCATGATGCTGGTGAAAATGTGGTAAGTTCTTAAAGAACTGTTAGCTGAGTGTTTTTAACTATATATTCTAAGGTTGGGTGCCAGTCAAGTCTACTATTAGTCCATCTGTTTGCCCACCTCCTAATATTGAGTATTCTGTATCTGGCTATGATTTGGCAGCATAAAAACAAAGCCCTGTAGGTTTTTACTCTGTTATTTTCAGGGGAGACAAGTGATTAgaattttttatgatatttgcAACCATGCCAAATTTTATCTCACAAATCTGCTGTGGGTCTAAATTTTGATTCtcatgtttaaaatttataggaTATGTGATTTGTGATGTTGAATACAGAGTTTGGGTTTTTTAGCTTGAGTTTCTGGttgttgaaataatttttaactcCCAAGGGTCAGCATATAAGATAAACTTAACCTTGACATAAGTGATGATTATATGATTTTGACATTTctcttgaattttaattttatgtaatgGTTTCTGCATTTTATCCATTGAGTGCAAGACAGTTAGAATGTCTATGGATGTGGTAATGCGACCATGCAATGCTTCTTAAGGAATAAGGCATAttcttttttgatttttattttatgaagcATTTCTTCCCTTGCTAGAACAGGCAGCTCTTTATAATTTCGTGTAAGTaacatatacaaatataatatatttgggtGGTATGTGGAATGTTGTTActttttgtagttttatttAACCAATATTGAGTAAAATGGTGTGGTATGTATCAGGTTGAAGAAAAACCAACAGAAGTGGCCACACCTGAGAGAGTTGACACGGGCATGGAGAAACATCATGATTCAGTTAAGAGCAATGGAGTTGCACAAGGGGGTGAAGATGGCTCGGTATCTACTTTGGAGAACAAGAAGGAAGAACATGGTGAGGAATGCAAAGAGGTGAAATCACCCAAAAGTCCTGAACCTGCTAATTTGGGCTCTGAGAAGGCTAGCAATGTGAAGGAAAGATCTGAAAAGTCCTCCAggaaaaaaggtaaaaaatctAATCAGTCCTCGAAATCGACTGAAATTTCTCATGTTAATTCCCAGAAGGGATCTGAGAGCCAGCCAGAACGTGAAAGCCACAGTGAACATCCTGGTTCTCCACGTGAAGACCAGTCTGCTGAAAATTTGCCTTTGGAAAATGAGGCTGATGCCAAGCCTTCCTCACCCAAGGCTATGGAGATTGAATCTGCAAATGTTGCTTCACCTTCACTTAGTGAAAGTGTTCCTGATGAGTGTAACAATAAGTCTGGACAGGGAAATAAGATTGGACAGGCAAAAAAGAAAGGCAACTCAGTTAAAGAGGGGGTAGCATCATCTGCAGaagtttcaaaaaaatcaTCGGATGGAATGGATGACTCAGGAGCAAAGCTTGATTCAGATGCTGAAGAGAAGGTTCCTGCTGGAGTTTCTGATGATACTAAGGCTGCCGCTGAAGATGCAGGAGAAAGGGAAAGTGATActacaagtgattttgaaactagGACATTGAAGCAGTCTGTTAGGAAGGGTGATGGAACCAGCAAGAGTGGGGGgagttctttaaaacaatcagaagtcaagagaaagaagggatcAGGGAAATCTATTTCTGGAAAAAACGTGAAAAAATTGTCAggtgatgatgataaaaaggTGGGTGGAGTAATGTTAAATCTATGTTTTCCTTAGTTGTGATAGAATCTTATATTGATTGATGCATTAGTAATTGGTTTGTTGAATTGTGGTTATTCTTCTAGGAAACCACACCTGTGCTGAAACCAGCCTCCAAAAACACCAAAGATGAGAAGATTGTGGACAAGACTCCAACAACAGTTTCCAAGAGGAAACGAACTCCTGTCAAAGAAAAAGTATGTTTCTACTGTATAAAGTTAATTAGTAATTTTGTTCCATGTCATTATTGATGATGATGTTTTTActtaaaggaaagaaatttAGTAATGTTGCGATTGTTGTATTGTAGTGTGCTCATGAATGttagttttttgttctctcctaaatttaatttgtgggACTGGAGGCTGACTTGTTCTCTTAAGAAGCTACtaatttctttgtattttccTGATTACGTGTCAGGtcaatctctcttttttgtgCATTTATGAATCATTTCGTGAGGATTTA
Coding sequences:
- the LOC101205018 gene encoding uncharacterized protein LOC101205018, which codes for MASSDKDVEEQLLEAGNKIVEPPTSVEELLPLLDKIESLLAKVEQSPSISMQIALTPSLKALVSDQLLRHSDIDVKVSVAACISEITRITAPDAPYSDDQMKEVFHLIVSSFEDLSDKSSRSYAKRASILETVAKVRSCVVMLDLECDGLIIEMFQHFLKTIRDYHPENVFSSMETIMSLVLEESEDMAVGLLSPILESVKKDNEEILPIARKLGERVLNNCSTKLKPYLVQAVKTLGISFDDYSDVVASICKDLSGSLEPSNLHDAGENVVEEKPTEVATPERVDTGMEKHHDSVKSNGVAQGGEDGSVSTLENKKEEHGEECKEVKSPKSPEPANLGSEKASNVKERSEKSSRKKGKKSNQSSKSTEISHVNSQKGSESQPERESHSEHPGSPREDQSAENLPLENEADAKPSSPKAMEIESANVASPSLSESVPDECNNKSGQGNKIGQAKKKGNSVKEGVASSAEVSKKSSDGMDDSGAKLDSDAEEKVPAGVSDDTKAAAEDAGERESDTTSDFETRTLKQSVRKGDGTSKSGGSSLKQSEVKRKKGSGKSISGKNVKKLSGDDDKKETTPVLKPASKNTKDEKIVDKTPTTVSKRKRTPVKEKESGTGTGGTKGFDESLVGSKIKVWWPKDRMFYEGVVESFDRGKKKHKVLYTDGDEEILNLKKEKWQYIDDASESEQEETTDLVRSESAVETPQKKKAKVNANESAKRGKMDASPKKGGVTSSSKSKGAATKTDRSSGSKVESKSKENTPKVGRHTAVTGSKSKDQGTPKTGSKLGSTGPKIAGKSKNDDAESNKTSKSKDDETSTPAAVAKSNKQDVSKTGKSKQETPKTPVSKGKSTKTGDKSNNTNLSTKVKFTSSKAKEKEKESGDVKNSSTSGKTMENSKGKSLNSSNDQGSESKSGKKRRRESKG